The Desulfonispora thiosulfatigenes DSM 11270 genome window below encodes:
- a CDS encoding HD domain-containing protein, whose protein sequence is MKTNQFIFTDFEKHLLNDEKPSNYFTKLLNEHNILDNYPFTMLRDLKKTEQSPQHHPEGNVWNHTMQVVDHAASRKNQSSNPRVFMWSALLHDLGKVPATKIKKGKITAYNHDKLGEKLAQDFLTSLGAEKNLIHEVSKMVRWHMQILYVVKNLPFAKIKSMLSEVKLEDIALLSLCDRLGRGKMSPEKIAEEEKT, encoded by the coding sequence ATGAAAACTAATCAATTTATCTTTACAGATTTTGAAAAGCATTTATTAAATGACGAAAAACCCTCAAATTATTTTACTAAGCTATTAAATGAGCATAATATTCTAGATAATTATCCTTTTACCATGCTTAGAGATTTAAAAAAGACTGAGCAATCACCCCAGCATCATCCGGAAGGAAATGTTTGGAACCATACCATGCAAGTAGTTGATCACGCAGCAAGTAGAAAAAATCAAAGCAGCAATCCTAGAGTTTTCATGTGGTCAGCACTTTTACATGATTTAGGGAAGGTACCGGCTACTAAAATTAAAAAGGGGAAAATAACAGCCTATAATCACGATAAACTAGGCGAAAAATTAGCTCAGGATTTTTTAACTAGTTTAGGTGCCGAAAAAAACCTTATTCATGAGGTTTCAAAAATGGTTAGGTGGCATATGCAAATTCTTTATGTAGTTAAAAATCTGCCATTTGCTAAGATTAAAAGTATGCTTTCTGAAGTTAAATTAGAAGATATTGCTCTTCTTTCCTTGTGCGATAGATTGGGTAGAGGTAAAATGAGTCCCGAAAAAATAGCTGAAGAAGAAAAAACGTAA
- a CDS encoding nickel-dependent hydrogenase large subunit codes for MAKITINPLTRISGFLEIEVEVEKNKIINAKSSGMLFRGFEKMLKGRSPLDSVYFTQRICGICSTAHSMASSLALENLLNIEASNNDKMIRDFMHGCEFIQNHLRHFYQYSLPDFVYIPSISPLGKEKMTRLPENINNKLANNYFTSLEYSKMAHEMLAALGGKAPHNHGIFVGGVTVNLDIDIYNQIKFMLEKIKTFVEQEMITDVSILAKYYPEYFENGIGYKNLMTFGSYNNYQEPELNFVNPKVLVGGKIYPFDANKITENIHYSWYRGEDKEYIPYDEMVEVNREKENAYSFIKAPRYGGLPMEVGPLARMYLSGEYNRGISTMDRIIARVLEVRKIVNILEGLLQRFKLRPAEQKVYVVNDGQGKCLIDTTRGGLGHWIEVKDNKIEHYEIITPTVWNLSPRDSKGQLGVIEKALIGTEIEDIGNPVEIGRIVRSYDPCVSCATHIVSDAFSPFKIRII; via the coding sequence ATGGCGAAAATAACAATTAACCCATTAACGAGAATCAGTGGTTTTTTAGAAATAGAAGTAGAGGTTGAAAAGAACAAAATTATTAATGCTAAAAGTAGTGGCATGCTTTTTAGAGGTTTTGAAAAAATGTTAAAGGGTAGATCCCCTTTAGATTCAGTATATTTTACTCAGCGCATTTGTGGAATTTGTTCAACTGCTCACAGTATGGCATCTAGTCTAGCCCTGGAAAATTTACTAAATATTGAAGCGAGTAATAATGATAAGATGATTAGGGATTTTATGCATGGCTGTGAATTTATCCAAAATCATTTACGACATTTTTATCAATATTCGCTACCAGATTTTGTCTATATTCCAAGTATTTCTCCATTAGGAAAGGAAAAAATGACAAGGTTACCTGAAAATATTAATAATAAATTAGCTAATAATTATTTCACATCCTTGGAATATAGTAAAATGGCACATGAAATGTTAGCTGCCTTAGGAGGAAAGGCTCCTCATAATCATGGTATCTTTGTGGGAGGAGTAACAGTAAATTTAGATATTGATATTTATAATCAGATAAAATTTATGCTGGAAAAGATTAAAACTTTTGTAGAACAGGAAATGATTACAGATGTTTCTATCCTTGCGAAATATTATCCAGAGTACTTTGAAAATGGAATTGGTTATAAAAATCTAATGACTTTTGGTTCTTATAACAATTATCAAGAACCTGAACTTAACTTTGTTAATCCTAAGGTTTTAGTTGGTGGCAAAATTTATCCTTTTGATGCTAATAAAATAACAGAGAATATCCATTATTCTTGGTATAGAGGAGAAGACAAAGAATATATTCCTTATGATGAGATGGTAGAAGTAAATCGCGAAAAAGAAAATGCCTATTCTTTTATTAAAGCTCCACGCTATGGCGGGCTTCCCATGGAGGTGGGACCCCTTGCTAGAATGTATTTAAGTGGTGAGTATAATAGAGGAATATCAACCATGGATAGAATAATTGCAAGAGTTTTAGAAGTAAGGAAAATAGTAAATATTCTTGAAGGATTATTACAAAGGTTTAAGCTAAGGCCGGCAGAACAAAAGGTATATGTTGTAAATGATGGACAGGGAAAATGTTTAATCGATACTACAAGAGGGGGATTAGGTCACTGGATAGAGGTAAAAGACAATAAAATTGAACATTATGAAATTATCACACCTACAGTTTGGAATTTATCACCGAGGGATTCTAAAGGGCAGCTCGGTGTAATTGAAAAAGCTTTAATTGGCACAGAAATAGAAGATATAGGTAATCCAGTAGAAATTGGAAGGATAGTGCGTTCCTATGATCCTTGTGTCTCTTGTGCTACGCATATAGTGAGTGATGCTTTTTCTCCTTTTAAGATCAGGATAATTTAA
- a CDS encoding DUF5058 family protein, whose translation MELQSIINSPGLWIASSFMVIIIFGIALIYFRLALKQAEKLGISKELNRSAIRSAAITSIGPSFSSVIVLLSLIAVIGAPTAWMRLNDVGAARTELSMVSIASGLLGIDPSSADFGVQAFSYSIWAMALNNLGWFVVALVLTSRMGRAVNKLNQTYDPKWISLLMLGATFGVTGFLLSNQIISKLLLVDVPFLQRMGGLLPAIVSACVMLIISRVFKKQKRLQELSLGIAMLVGILVAQGVIG comes from the coding sequence ATGGAATTACAGAGCATTATCAATAGTCCTGGCTTATGGATTGCTAGTAGTTTTATGGTAATAATTATATTTGGAATTGCCTTAATATATTTCCGATTAGCTTTAAAGCAAGCCGAGAAACTGGGAATATCTAAAGAATTGAACAGGTCAGCTATAAGATCTGCAGCGATTACAAGTATAGGACCTTCATTTTCCTCAGTAATAGTACTCCTATCGTTAATAGCTGTAATTGGTGCACCAACAGCTTGGATGAGATTAAATGATGTAGGGGCAGCAAGGACGGAATTATCTATGGTTTCGATTGCATCAGGACTATTAGGTATAGATCCTTCATCAGCAGATTTTGGAGTTCAAGCATTTTCATATTCTATATGGGCAATGGCATTAAACAATTTAGGATGGTTTGTAGTAGCTTTAGTTTTAACGAGTAGAATGGGAAGAGCGGTAAACAAATTAAATCAAACGTATGATCCCAAATGGATTAGTCTGTTAATGTTAGGAGCCACTTTTGGAGTAACAGGGTTTTTACTATCTAATCAAATAATTTCAAAGTTACTTTTAGTTGATGTTCCATTTTTACAACGTATGGGAGGTTTATTACCAGCTATAGTATCAGCTTGCGTAATGCTGATAATTTCAAGGGTGTTTAAGAAACAAAAAAGGTTGCAAGAATTATCATTAGGGATAGCAATGTTAGTAGGAATCCTTGTTGCTCAAGGAGTTATTGGATAA
- a CDS encoding ABC transporter permease, which yields MKKTLLAYPYVLWAIIFIIFPLLLVLFYSVIIATDSGFTFTLVHFKRVFEPLYLTLFWRSIKLAVICTLVCLAIGYPMAYLLSGLNVKLRNILILLFVVPMWMNFLARTYAWMTLLEKNGLINEILMFLHLPTINILYTDYAVVLGMVYNFLPFMVLPIYSVLIKADKSLIEAAGDLGATPVTVFRRITFPLSLPGVMSGITMVFMPAVTTFVISRLLGGAHYYLIGNLIEQQFTTSYDWGFGSALSTVLMIMILLSIGFMSRYEKENEGGRLW from the coding sequence ATGAAAAAAACTTTACTAGCTTATCCTTATGTACTGTGGGCAATTATATTTATAATTTTTCCTCTTTTATTAGTTTTGTTTTATAGTGTAATTATTGCAACAGATTCTGGGTTTACCTTTACCCTGGTGCATTTTAAACGAGTTTTTGAACCTTTGTATCTGACTTTGTTTTGGCGTTCAATAAAACTTGCTGTAATATGTACATTAGTTTGTTTAGCTATTGGTTACCCGATGGCGTATCTATTATCAGGTTTAAATGTAAAGCTAAGGAATATTCTCATTCTATTATTTGTTGTTCCCATGTGGATGAATTTTTTAGCTAGAACATATGCGTGGATGACTTTACTTGAAAAAAACGGACTTATTAATGAGATTTTAATGTTTTTACATTTACCTACTATTAATATTTTATACACGGATTATGCTGTAGTTTTAGGTATGGTTTATAACTTTTTGCCTTTTATGGTGTTGCCGATTTATTCAGTTTTAATTAAAGCGGACAAGTCCCTCATTGAAGCGGCGGGAGATTTAGGGGCAACTCCGGTTACTGTTTTTCGCAGAATAACTTTTCCGTTAAGTTTACCTGGTGTGATGAGCGGAATAACAATGGTATTTATGCCAGCCGTGACCACTTTTGTTATCTCTAGACTTTTAGGTGGAGCTCATTATTATCTTATTGGTAATTTAATTGAGCAACAATTTACTACCTCTTATGACTGGGGGTTTGGTTCTGCCCTTTCAACTGTACTTATGATTATGATTCTATTAAGTATAGGATTTATGTCTAGGTACGAGAAGGAGAATGAAGGGGGTAGACTATGGTGA
- a CDS encoding hydrogenase small subunit, whose translation MNKCPIVSSKDKTSETLIKEAIKKIEKTSKEKINLVWIEATGCSGNIISLLNAADPDVNYFLKKMVNFKYNNSLMAPEGERAYEVFLETLKTEFILVVEGAVSTADNGLYTVLAKYQGEYITAMEAIKKAGEKAKYILAVGTCASFGGISAADPNPSKSISVGEFLKKEIINIPGCPGHPEWIIGTIAHLISFGLLELDRKQRPIVFYGITIHDHCPRRSYFDKGIFAQKLGDKECMFKLGCRGPVTRTDCPYRRWNDTDNWPIGNNTPCIGCATEGFPDGMQPFIRY comes from the coding sequence ATGAACAAATGCCCAATAGTTTCATCTAAGGATAAAACTTCAGAAACATTAATTAAAGAAGCTATTAAAAAGATTGAAAAAACTTCAAAAGAGAAAATAAATTTAGTTTGGATTGAGGCTACAGGTTGTTCAGGTAATATTATTTCTTTATTAAATGCTGCTGATCCTGATGTGAATTATTTTCTGAAGAAAATGGTTAATTTTAAGTACAATAATAGTTTAATGGCTCCTGAAGGTGAAAGAGCCTATGAAGTATTTTTAGAAACTTTAAAAACCGAGTTTATTCTTGTCGTTGAAGGAGCAGTATCTACAGCGGATAACGGTTTATATACTGTACTAGCAAAATATCAAGGTGAATATATTACAGCTATGGAGGCAATTAAAAAGGCAGGTGAAAAGGCAAAATATATTTTAGCCGTAGGGACTTGTGCAAGTTTTGGAGGTATTTCTGCAGCAGATCCTAATCCTTCTAAGAGTATTAGCGTTGGAGAATTTCTAAAGAAAGAGATAATAAATATCCCTGGCTGTCCAGGTCATCCAGAGTGGATAATAGGTACCATCGCTCATTTAATTAGTTTTGGATTACTAGAATTAGATCGTAAACAAAGACCTATTGTTTTTTATGGAATTACTATTCATGACCATTGTCCACGAAGGTCTTATTTTGATAAAGGTATCTTTGCCCAAAAACTTGGAGATAAAGAATGCATGTTTAAACTTGGTTGCAGAGGACCAGTTACAAGAACAGATTGTCCTTATAGAAGATGGAATGATACCGATAATTGGCCAATAGGTAATAATACCCCTTGTATTGGTTGTGCAACAGAAGGTTTTCCAGATGGAATGCAGCCTTTTATTAGATATTAA
- a CDS encoding ABC transporter permease has protein sequence MVKNFIKKSYIFLIFFFLYAPIFVLIVYSFNESRSRANWTGFSTKWYKMLFEDQYIMDSLYNTLSIGLISALIATIIGTAAAIGIHSMRKHQKMIVMNVTYLPVLNPDIVTGIAMMLLFIVISIPRGFTSLLIAHITFNIPFVIISVLPKLKQLSKHTLEAALDLGATPLYAYNKVILPQISSGIFTGFLLAFTMSIDDFIVSFFTTGSGVSNLAITIYSMARKGINPKINAILTIMFISVLILLVIINNRMEKDAKKNKV, from the coding sequence ATGGTGAAAAATTTTATTAAGAAAAGCTATATATTTTTAATATTTTTCTTTTTATATGCACCGATTTTTGTACTAATAGTCTATTCGTTTAATGAATCAAGATCGAGAGCTAATTGGACAGGCTTTAGTACAAAATGGTACAAGATGTTATTTGAAGATCAATATATTATGGATTCCTTGTATAATACTCTTAGTATAGGTTTAATATCAGCACTTATTGCTACAATTATTGGAACAGCTGCAGCAATAGGAATACATAGTATGAGAAAACATCAAAAAATGATAGTAATGAATGTAACTTATTTACCCGTTTTAAATCCAGATATAGTAACAGGAATTGCAATGATGCTATTATTTATTGTTATTAGTATACCTAGAGGATTTACTTCTCTTTTAATAGCACATATAACTTTTAATATTCCTTTTGTAATTATCTCGGTATTACCAAAGCTGAAGCAATTAAGTAAGCATACATTAGAAGCAGCTCTGGACTTAGGGGCAACTCCTTTATATGCTTATAATAAAGTAATACTTCCCCAAATATCATCGGGGATATTTACAGGGTTTTTATTAGCCTTTACCATGTCAATAGATGACTTTATAGTGAGCTTTTTTACAACAGGATCAGGAGTGTCTAATTTAGCAATAACTATTTATTCAATGGCACGAAAAGGGATAAATCCTAAAATCAATGCTATCTTAACAATTATGTTTATCAGCGTCTTGATTTTATTAGTTATAATTAATAATAGAATGGAAAAGGATGCTAAAAAAAATAAAGTATAA
- a CDS encoding cytochrome b5 domain-containing protein, with product MDGLNIIAKEIKEMQGRLSFYGYKVGVSQNGWERMYYENLIYQETFKFEKLLKKAYKTVKDDSNNNPVQEFTLEELAYFDGSNGKPAYVAIKGFVYDVSLNATWGGGSHFGLIAGKDLTAQFLGCHPREEVLRVLPKVGVVK from the coding sequence ATGGATGGCTTAAATATAATTGCTAAAGAGATTAAAGAAATGCAAGGTAGATTAAGTTTTTATGGTTATAAAGTGGGAGTTTCGCAAAATGGTTGGGAAAGGATGTATTATGAAAACCTTATTTATCAAGAGACTTTTAAATTTGAGAAGTTACTGAAAAAGGCTTATAAGACTGTGAAGGACGATTCTAATAATAATCCAGTACAAGAATTTACTTTAGAAGAATTAGCTTATTTTGATGGTTCTAATGGCAAGCCTGCTTATGTAGCCATTAAGGGTTTTGTCTATGATGTAAGTTTAAATGCTACTTGGGGAGGAGGCAGTCATTTTGGGCTAATTGCAGGAAAAGATCTAACAGCTCAATTTTTAGGATGTCATCCTAGGGAAGAAGTTTTAAGGGTATTACCTAAGGTAGGGGTGGTTAAATAA
- a CDS encoding LysR family transcriptional regulator yields the protein MKLIHIIQVVEIAKTGSMNKAAQNLFISQPNLSASIKELENELNISIFTRSHKGVSLTKIGEQFLKYAETIMENIDYIKTLTTNTFKNNVLNLNISAPSLLFVQDIFVKLCLKYNNNTTNFNLKTNKALDIINDLNLGKSDIGIISFSNKQENFYLELFKKKRLEYTEIFTETIHINLGPTNPLYHKESFNLKDCAEFPLVVSSYGYYDKFLPLFKDIGFEPLSVIRVDNMDNILNIISSTNIIHLGLKFHDNVPSCSIKSIPLNFKEIFLKLAS from the coding sequence GTGAAATTAATTCATATTATTCAAGTAGTTGAAATTGCTAAAACTGGCTCTATGAATAAAGCTGCCCAAAATCTCTTTATCTCCCAACCTAATTTAAGTGCAAGTATTAAAGAGTTAGAAAACGAACTAAATATTTCAATTTTTACACGTAGCCATAAAGGCGTATCACTAACAAAGATTGGTGAGCAATTTCTAAAATATGCAGAAACGATTATGGAAAATATAGACTACATTAAAACACTAACTACTAATACATTTAAAAACAATGTACTTAATTTAAATATATCTGCTCCATCCTTACTTTTTGTGCAAGATATTTTTGTAAAACTTTGTTTGAAGTATAATAATAATACAACTAACTTTAATTTAAAAACTAATAAAGCTTTAGATATAATTAATGATCTCAATCTCGGAAAATCTGATATTGGTATTATCTCTTTTAGTAATAAACAAGAAAATTTCTATTTAGAATTATTTAAGAAAAAACGCCTTGAGTATACGGAGATCTTTACGGAAACTATCCACATTAATCTTGGTCCTACTAACCCTTTATATCATAAAGAGAGTTTTAACCTTAAAGATTGTGCAGAATTTCCTTTAGTTGTGTCTTCTTATGGTTACTATGATAAGTTTTTACCTCTCTTTAAAGATATAGGATTTGAGCCTTTAAGTGTTATTAGAGTTGATAATATGGATAATATTTTAAATATTATCTCTTCAACTAATATAATTCATCTAGGTTTAAAATTTCATGATAATGTACCCTCTTGTTCCATCAAATCCATTCCTCTAAATTTTAAAGAAATTTTTTTAAAATTGGCTTCATAA
- a CDS encoding hydrogenase maturation protease, which translates to MKKVFAIGNIMMKDDGIAIHIVRNLTTYLEEQGYQVFLGETDFNYCLRNIENNDFLLIIDAVYQGSNPGTVSSWELSKIITTRQKSISAHHQGLLNNLHCKQVKGHFIGIEIGEVDFGLELSSVIQGRYEDILKEVVEIISCVK; encoded by the coding sequence ATGAAAAAGGTATTTGCAATTGGAAATATAATGATGAAAGATGATGGGATAGCAATACACATTGTCCGGAATTTAACTACTTATTTAGAAGAACAAGGCTATCAAGTTTTTTTAGGAGAAACGGACTTTAATTATTGTTTGCGTAATATTGAAAATAATGATTTTTTGCTTATTATTGATGCAGTGTATCAGGGAAGTAATCCAGGGACAGTTAGCAGTTGGGAACTTAGTAAGATTATAACTACTCGTCAAAAGAGTATCTCTGCTCATCATCAGGGATTACTTAATAACCTGCATTGTAAACAAGTAAAAGGACATTTTATTGGTATCGAAATAGGCGAAGTTGATTTTGGCCTGGAATTAAGTAGTGTTATACAAGGTAGGTATGAGGATATTTTGAAAGAGGTAGTGGAAATAATTTCTTGTGTTAAATAA
- a CDS encoding LysM peptidoglycan-binding domain-containing protein: MLIHVVKKGDTLWKIAKKYRVSIERIIEINELKKPDQLVVGLALLIPEEKIIHTVRKGETLWLIVNKYGISLQTLIDANKIANPDLIYPGTKLIIPRKEKPTIEVNAYTYKLGQEAVPIVKNVGEYLTYLSPFAYLIKEDGNLQSIWDMPAIEAAYAENVVPMMSITNFTVTQLGENLAHVILASPEIIENLLTNIINIMKEKGYKGLNIDFENVLPRDREPYNNFLRRAVKRLHAENYFVSTALAPKVSSDQPGLLYEAHDYEAHGKIVDFIILMTYEWGYRLGPPQAISPLNQIKRVLDYAVSVIPREKIFFGFQIYARDWLLPHVKGQEAETFSVAEAIDRAIRYGADIQYDQLTQSPFYRYKDEQGRMHEVWFEDARSAKAKFDTVKEYNLRGISYWALGYPFPQNWVLLEDTFNIKKYL; the protein is encoded by the coding sequence ATGCTTATTCATGTCGTGAAAAAAGGAGATACTCTTTGGAAGATAGCAAAAAAATATCGCGTTTCTATAGAAAGAATAATTGAAATTAATGAGCTTAAAAAACCAGATCAATTGGTCGTTGGTCTTGCATTATTAATTCCAGAAGAAAAAATCATTCATACTGTTAGAAAAGGAGAAACATTATGGCTTATTGTAAACAAATATGGGATTTCATTACAGACGTTAATTGATGCAAATAAGATTGCAAATCCTGATCTTATTTATCCTGGTACTAAATTAATTATTCCAAGAAAAGAAAAACCTACTATTGAAGTAAATGCCTATACTTACAAATTGGGTCAAGAAGCTGTGCCAATAGTAAAAAATGTTGGTGAATATTTAACTTATTTAAGTCCTTTTGCTTATTTAATTAAAGAAGATGGTAACCTTCAAAGTATATGGGATATGCCTGCAATTGAAGCGGCTTATGCTGAAAATGTAGTTCCCATGATGTCGATTACAAATTTTACTGTAACTCAACTTGGAGAAAATTTAGCCCATGTGATTTTGGCAAGTCCTGAAATTATCGAAAATTTACTTACAAATATTATTAATATAATGAAAGAAAAAGGTTATAAAGGATTAAATATTGATTTTGAAAATGTGCTTCCGAGGGACCGAGAACCTTATAATAACTTTTTAAGACGTGCAGTAAAACGATTACATGCAGAAAATTATTTTGTTTCCACTGCTCTTGCTCCAAAAGTTAGTTCAGATCAACCTGGTTTGTTATACGAAGCTCATGACTATGAAGCACATGGCAAGATTGTAGATTTTATAATCTTAATGACCTATGAATGGGGATATCGTTTAGGACCACCTCAAGCTATTTCCCCTTTAAATCAAATAAAGCGAGTGTTAGATTATGCAGTTTCTGTCATACCAAGAGAAAAAATATTCTTTGGTTTTCAAATATACGCAAGGGATTGGCTCTTACCACATGTAAAAGGTCAAGAGGCAGAAACATTTAGTGTAGCTGAAGCTATTGATAGAGCAATAAGATATGGTGCTGATATCCAGTATGATCAATTAACTCAATCACCATTTTATCGATATAAAGATGAACAAGGAAGAATGCACGAAGTTTGGTTTGAAGATGCTCGTAGTGCCAAGGCAAAATTTGATACAGTAAAAGAATATAATTTACGTGGCATAAGTTATTGGGCCTTAGGTTATCCATTCCCACAAAACTGGGTTTTGTTAGAAGATACATTTAACATTAAAAAATATTTGTAA
- a CDS encoding ABC transporter substrate-binding protein, with product MKKNLKLLLLLLLTTCFILSGCGNDKKPTITVYNWGDYIDKSVLKDFEKEHDIRVIYEEYATNEDMYVKLKAGGGDYDVIFPSDYMIKRLIDEDMLHKIDLNKVPNYKNIEDRFKNLGYDPNNEYSVPYMWGTVGIMYNKTMVNEPVDSWRILWDDKYKKQILMQYSQRDAIGITLKMLGYSLNTKNTAELEEAKDMLIKQKPLVLAYVVDEVKDKMIGNEAALAVIWSGEAPNMIEQNPDLEYVIPKEGTNLWFDAMAIPKSSQHKEEAELFINYLCEAEAAFKNSDYIGYATPNSEARKMLPKEITSNKLFYPEPDDLDNSEVFVDLADSLAEYDRIWTEVQAK from the coding sequence TTGAAAAAAAATCTTAAATTATTATTACTACTTTTGCTTACGACTTGCTTTATTTTAAGTGGATGTGGAAATGATAAAAAACCAACAATTACAGTATATAACTGGGGAGACTATATTGATAAATCTGTACTTAAGGATTTTGAAAAAGAACATGATATTAGGGTTATTTATGAAGAATATGCTACAAACGAAGATATGTATGTAAAGCTAAAAGCAGGCGGTGGGGACTATGATGTTATTTTCCCATCAGATTATATGATTAAAAGATTAATTGATGAGGATATGTTACACAAAATTGATTTAAACAAAGTACCTAATTATAAAAATATTGAAGATAGATTCAAAAATTTAGGATATGATCCTAATAATGAATATTCAGTACCATATATGTGGGGTACAGTTGGTATTATGTATAATAAAACGATGGTCAATGAACCCGTAGATAGCTGGAGAATTTTATGGGATGATAAATATAAAAAGCAAATTTTAATGCAATATAGTCAGCGTGATGCAATTGGAATTACTTTAAAAATGTTAGGCTATTCATTAAATACGAAGAATACAGCTGAATTAGAAGAAGCAAAAGATATGTTAATTAAACAAAAACCTTTAGTTCTTGCTTATGTTGTAGATGAAGTAAAAGATAAAATGATCGGTAATGAAGCAGCTTTAGCAGTTATTTGGTCAGGAGAAGCTCCTAATATGATTGAACAAAACCCGGATTTAGAATATGTAATTCCTAAAGAAGGTACTAATTTATGGTTTGATGCTATGGCAATTCCAAAGTCTAGTCAACATAAAGAAGAAGCCGAACTGTTTATTAACTATTTATGTGAAGCAGAAGCAGCTTTTAAAAATTCAGATTATATAGGGTATGCAACTCCAAATTCAGAAGCTAGAAAGATGCTTCCAAAGGAAATAACTTCAAATAAACTTTTCTATCCTGAACCTGATGATTTAGATAATAGTGAGGTATTTGTTGACCTTGCAGATTCATTAGCTGAATATGATAGGATTTGGACAGAAGTACAGGCAAAATAA
- a CDS encoding YqaA family protein, translating into MIELLQGYGLWGIFILSFLEAIFFPVPVEAILIPFLVLHPDNMILAIFLATMGCLLGGIIGYKIGQTGGVKVAHRFISPEKMDSGILFYHKYGGWALALAILTPLPYKVFTIVSGILQMNFAKFVYTTVWSRLVRITIISLLTVYYGAYIFENALTLFMNNKTIFLILVLIIAIAYGYYRHRMKTKV; encoded by the coding sequence TTGATTGAACTACTTCAAGGCTATGGTTTATGGGGCATTTTTATATTATCTTTTTTGGAAGCAATTTTTTTCCCAGTCCCAGTGGAAGCAATTTTAATACCTTTTTTAGTATTACATCCAGATAATATGATTTTAGCAATCTTTTTAGCTACAATGGGTTGCTTATTAGGTGGGATAATTGGTTATAAGATCGGGCAAACAGGAGGAGTCAAGGTTGCTCATAGATTTATCAGTCCAGAAAAAATGGATTCTGGAATACTTTTTTATCATAAATATGGAGGCTGGGCGCTTGCACTTGCTATTTTGACTCCTTTACCTTATAAAGTTTTTACAATAGTTTCGGGCATTTTACAAATGAACTTTGCAAAGTTTGTCTATACTACTGTTTGGAGTAGGCTAGTAAGAATCACTATTATTAGTTTACTTACCGTGTATTATGGAGCTTATATTTTTGAAAATGCGTTAACCCTTTTTATGAATAATAAAACAATATTTTTAATTCTCGTGTTAATTATAGCTATAGCATATGGATATTATAGACATCGGATGAAAACCAAAGTGTAA